The Daucus carota subsp. sativus chromosome 2, DH1 v3.0, whole genome shotgun sequence genome includes a window with the following:
- the LOC108208267 gene encoding uncharacterized protein LOC108208267 — protein sequence MAQLPQSCTAKPDFVPLHCTDPSSDVRQLKNGSNFVSASALKFEGNWKENTTYAELLDSCTFKVSGDCRLQGHNYMAQFVIGLTHHHTIGRVKIETSSPKQESEEDLSNQTSELVKPLLIGLCGDDHVEYSLTSVEPHRKMQKGLIVYGVSFTLVGM from the exons ATGGCTCAACTACCCCAATCTTGTACTGCCAAGCCTGATTTTGTCCCTCTACATTGTACCGACCCCAGCAGTGATGTTAGGCAACTCAAG AATGGTTCTAATTTTGTGAGTGCATCGGCTCTTAAGTTCGAAGGCAACTGGAAAGAAAA TACCACTTATGCCGAGTTACTAGATAGCTGCACGTTCAAAGTTAGCGGAGATTGCCGGCTTCAAGGACATAATTACATGGCACAGTTCGTGATCGGGCTGACACATCATCATACTATTGGAAGAGTGAAAATTGAAACCAGCTCTCCAAAGCAAGAGTCTGAAGAAGACTTGAGTAATCAGACATCTGAGCTTGTGAAACCACTTTTGATCGGCCTTTGTGGTGATGACCATGTCGAATATTCCCTCACTAGTGTTGAACCCCACCGGAAGATGCAGAAAGGCCTAATTGTCTATGGTGTTTCGTTTACCCTTGTGGGAATGTAA
- the LOC108208035 gene encoding uncharacterized protein LOC108208035, which translates to MAQLQQSSSSKPLEHCNDSTHVQQLKNGVLYLKASNLKLEGNWNKHGTYAELLESSIFKVSGQCGLQGHMYVGHVVIGLTRCHAMGKVKIEASSPKQESEEDLTSNKPGILARLEIGLYGDEHFEFSLTSAEPSGKIQKGLIIYGITLTPVKI; encoded by the exons ATGGCTCAGCTGCAACAATCTTCTTCGTCTAAGCCTCTCGAACATTGTAATGACTCCACTCATGTTCAGCAACTCAAG AACGGTGTTCTTTATCTCAAAGCTTCAAATCTAAAACTCGAAGGGAACTGGAACAAACA TGGTACTTATGCTGAGTTACTGGAGAGCAGCATATTTAAAGTCAGCGGACAATGTGGGCTGCAAGGACATATGTATGTGGGGCATGTGGTGATCGGGCTGACCCGTTGTCATGCCATGGGAAAAGTGAAAATTGAGGCCAGCTCTCCGAAGCAAGAGTCTGAAGAGGACTTGACAAGTAACAAACCAGGGATTCTGGCACGCCTTGAGATCGGCCTCTACGGTGATGAACATTTCGAGTTTTCCCTCACCAGTGCTGAACCAAGCGGGAAGATACAGAAAGGCCTCATCATATATGGCATTACCTTAACTCCGGtgaaaatttaa
- the LOC108207046 gene encoding uncharacterized protein LOC108207046 translates to MASQLIASHRENAVVVTDKAAIKKKISEVLKNAKFPLGVMPVDEAVELGYNPSSGFLWIIRKKKLEHFFKGINRKATLDAEVTGFLEERRMKKITGIKAKELMIWVSLTDFRIDDPASGKIIFTATAGITKTFQISAFEEEEEEEEVKKVEEKVAEPGKKMEEAKKEVEVKN, encoded by the coding sequence ATGGCATCTCAACTGATAGCAAGTCACCGCGAAAATGCAGTAGTAGTGACTGACAAAGCAGCCATCAAGAAAAAAATATCAGAGGTTCTAAAAAATGCCAAGTTTCCACTAGGAGTCATGCCGGTTGATGAAGCGGTGGAACTAGGCTACAATCCCTCCTCCGGGTTCTTGTGGATTATTCGAAAAAAGAAGTTGGAACATTTTTTCAAAGGCATTAACAGGAAGGCCACATTGGATGCCGAAGTGACAGGGTTCTTAGAGGAGCGCAGAATGAAGAAGATCACAGGTATTAAGGCCAAGGAGTTGATGATTTGGGTGTCTCTTACTGATTTCCGCATTGATGATCCTGCGTCCGGGAAGATTATCTTCACCGCAACTGCTGGAATCACCAAGACGTTTCAGATCTCCGCTTTcgaggaggaggaggaagaagagGAGGTGAAGAAGGTTGAAGAAAAGGTTGCGGAGCCGGGGAAAAAAATGGAGGAGGCTAAGAAAGAGGTGGAGGTGAAAAATTAA